In the genome of Flavobacterium panacagri, one region contains:
- a CDS encoding NAD(P)/FAD-dependent oxidoreductase — protein sequence MIKTDILIIGAGPTGLFAVFEAGLLKLKCHILDALPQPGGQLSELYPKKPIYDIPGFPEVLAGDLVDGLMEQIKQFEPGFTLGERAETIDKQEDGSFIVTSNKGTKFHAPVIAIAGGLGSFEPRKPLIEDIEFYEDKGVKYFIKNPEKFRDKRVVIAGGGDSALDWSIFLANVASEVTLIHRRNEFRGALDSVEKVQELKSAGKIKLVTPAEVIGINGAEHVESLDIEENGAHRKIECDYFIPLFGLTPKLGPIGDWGLEIEKNAIKVNNALDYQTNIPGIFAIGDINTYPGKLKLILCGFHEATLMCQAAYGIINPGKKYVLKYTTVSGVDGFDGTRKEAPKAVVKAIV from the coding sequence ATGATTAAAACAGATATACTTATAATTGGAGCAGGCCCAACAGGTTTATTTGCCGTTTTCGAGGCAGGATTATTAAAATTAAAATGCCACATTTTAGATGCTTTGCCTCAGCCAGGAGGACAGCTTTCAGAATTATATCCTAAAAAGCCTATTTATGATATTCCAGGTTTTCCAGAAGTATTAGCCGGAGATTTAGTTGACGGATTAATGGAGCAAATCAAACAATTTGAGCCAGGATTTACATTAGGAGAACGTGCTGAAACCATCGACAAACAAGAAGACGGAAGTTTTATCGTAACATCAAACAAAGGAACTAAATTCCACGCGCCAGTTATTGCAATTGCTGGAGGTTTAGGAAGTTTTGAGCCTCGTAAACCACTTATCGAAGATATCGAGTTTTATGAAGATAAAGGAGTAAAATACTTCATCAAAAATCCAGAGAAATTCAGAGATAAAAGAGTTGTAATTGCAGGAGGAGGAGATTCAGCATTAGACTGGTCAATTTTCTTGGCAAACGTAGCTTCAGAAGTAACTTTAATCCACAGAAGAAACGAATTTAGAGGCGCTTTAGATTCTGTAGAAAAAGTTCAGGAACTAAAATCAGCTGGAAAAATTAAATTAGTTACTCCAGCAGAAGTTATCGGAATCAATGGTGCTGAGCATGTTGAATCATTAGACATCGAAGAAAACGGTGCACACCGTAAAATCGAATGTGATTATTTCATTCCACTTTTCGGATTAACGCCGAAATTAGGTCCAATTGGAGACTGGGGATTAGAAATCGAGAAAAATGCCATTAAAGTAAACAATGCATTAGATTACCAAACCAACATTCCGGGAATCTTCGCTATTGGAGATATCAACACTTACCCAGGAAAATTAAAATTAATCCTTTGCGGATTCCACGAAGCAACTTTAATGTGCCAGGCCGCATACGGAATCATCAATCCAGGTAAAAAATACGTATTAAAATATACAACAGTTTCAGGAGTAGACGGTTTCGACGGAACTCGTAAAGAAGCGCCTAAAGCGGTTGTGAAAGCGATTGTCTAA
- a CDS encoding type II toxin-antitoxin system RelE/ParE family toxin: protein MALKFIWTKQAVKGFNKVVDYLEAKWTKKEILNLENKIQQVINQINLNPDQFPKSEKNKSLYKAIVDKNNYLVYSIDKESNSIAIINFRGTKQKPKH from the coding sequence ATGGCATTAAAATTTATATGGACCAAACAAGCTGTAAAAGGATTTAATAAAGTTGTTGATTATCTGGAAGCAAAATGGACAAAAAAGGAAATTTTAAATCTAGAAAATAAAATCCAGCAAGTAATAAATCAAATCAATCTAAATCCCGATCAATTCCCAAAATCCGAAAAAAATAAGTCACTGTATAAAGCAATTGTAGACAAAAACAATTATTTGGTTTACAGCATTGATAAAGAATCCAATAGTATTGCAATTATCAATTTTAGAGGAACCAAACAAAAACCTAAGCATTAA
- the metF gene encoding methylenetetrahydrofolate reductase [NAD(P)H]: protein MKVTEHIENAKGKTLFSFEIIPPQKGKSIQELYDNIDPLMEFNPPFIDVTTSREEYIYIDKGNGLLDKKLTRMRPGTLGICASIKHKYNVDTVPHLLCGGFTKEETEYMLVDCHYLGINNVMALRGDAMKDEQSFVPKAGGNHYAIDLVKQIKDLNCGQYLHEVIDADNKADFCIGVAGYPEKHLESPSLQSDLKRLKEKVDAGADYVVTQMFFDNSKYFAFVEKAREMGITIPIIPGIKPIAVQRHLQVLPQIFRIDLPEDLIDAVDKCKNNAEIKQVGIEWAIQQSLELKAAGVPFLHYYSMGKSENIRQIASQVF, encoded by the coding sequence ATGAAAGTAACAGAACATATAGAAAACGCCAAAGGAAAAACATTATTCTCATTTGAAATTATTCCGCCTCAAAAGGGGAAGAGCATTCAGGAATTATACGATAATATTGATCCGTTAATGGAATTTAATCCACCATTTATTGATGTAACGACTTCTCGTGAAGAATATATTTACATTGATAAAGGTAACGGACTTTTGGATAAGAAATTAACTCGTATGCGTCCGGGAACGCTTGGAATTTGCGCTTCTATAAAACATAAATACAATGTAGATACTGTTCCTCATTTGCTTTGCGGTGGTTTTACTAAAGAGGAAACCGAATACATGCTGGTTGACTGTCATTATTTAGGAATCAACAACGTAATGGCGCTTCGCGGAGATGCAATGAAAGACGAACAATCTTTTGTGCCAAAAGCAGGGGGAAATCATTATGCAATTGATTTGGTAAAACAAATTAAAGATTTAAACTGCGGGCAATACCTTCACGAAGTAATCGATGCTGATAACAAAGCAGATTTCTGTATTGGAGTTGCAGGTTATCCGGAAAAACATTTAGAATCACCATCTTTACAATCGGATTTAAAAAGATTAAAAGAAAAAGTAGACGCAGGAGCAGATTATGTCGTAACACAAATGTTTTTTGACAACTCTAAATATTTTGCCTTTGTAGAAAAAGCAAGAGAAATGGGCATCACCATTCCAATTATTCCTGGAATTAAACCAATCGCCGTTCAAAGACATTTACAAGTTTTACCGCAGATTTTCAGAATCGATTTACCTGAAGATTTAATCGATGCTGTAGATAAATGCAAAAATAACGCTGAAATTAAACAAGTCGGAATCGAATGGGCGATTCAGCAATCATTAGAATTAAAAGCCGCTGGAGTTCCGTTTTTACACTATTATTCAATGGGTAAATCTGAGAATATCCGCCAGATTGCTAGTCAGGTTTTTTAA
- a CDS encoding homocysteine S-methyltransferase family protein yields the protein MAITIQEAIKKNILILDGAMGTMLQRYNFSEEDFRGERFKDFPHPLKGNNDLLSLTQPQAIRDVHAAYYEAGADIVETNTFSGTTIGMADYHMEDLVYELNYESAKIARQVADEFTAKNPEKPRFVAGSIGPTNRTASMSPDVNDPGYRAVTFDDLRIAYKQQAEALMDGGCDLLLVETIFDTLNAKAALFAIEEVKEERNLDIPIMVSGTITDASGRTLSGQTVEAFLISVSHIPLLSVGFNCALGADLLKPYLKTLAHNTSFNVSAHPNAGLPNAFGQYDETPEQTQAFIKEYLDDNLINIIGGCCGTTPDHIRLMAEVAKDYKPRVAPVIA from the coding sequence ATGGCAATTACGATACAAGAAGCAATAAAAAAAAATATCCTAATCCTTGACGGAGCAATGGGAACAATGTTGCAACGCTATAATTTCTCGGAAGAAGATTTCAGAGGAGAGCGTTTCAAAGATTTCCCACATCCGTTAAAAGGGAACAATGATTTACTATCCCTAACACAACCACAAGCAATCCGCGATGTGCACGCCGCTTATTATGAAGCCGGCGCAGACATCGTAGAAACCAATACCTTCTCAGGAACGACAATCGGTATGGCCGATTATCACATGGAAGATTTGGTTTACGAGTTAAACTACGAATCGGCAAAAATCGCAAGACAAGTAGCCGATGAGTTTACCGCAAAAAATCCGGAAAAACCACGTTTCGTAGCTGGTTCAATTGGGCCGACAAACCGTACAGCAAGTATGTCACCAGACGTAAACGATCCAGGTTACAGAGCCGTAACGTTCGATGATTTACGAATTGCGTACAAACAACAAGCAGAAGCTTTAATGGACGGTGGTTGTGATTTACTTTTAGTAGAAACGATTTTCGATACTTTAAATGCAAAAGCTGCGCTTTTTGCGATTGAAGAAGTAAAAGAAGAACGTAATCTTGATATTCCAATTATGGTTTCAGGAACAATTACAGATGCTTCTGGAAGAACACTTTCTGGGCAAACTGTTGAAGCGTTTCTGATTTCAGTTTCTCATATTCCGTTATTAAGTGTAGGTTTCAATTGTGCGCTTGGAGCTGATTTGTTGAAACCGTATTTAAAAACATTAGCGCATAACACAAGTTTTAATGTTTCGGCGCATCCAAACGCAGGATTGCCAAATGCTTTCGGACAATATGATGAAACGCCAGAACAAACTCAAGCCTTCATTAAAGAATATTTAGATGATAATTTAATAAATATCATCGGAGGTTGTTGCGGAACAACTCCAGATCATATTCGATTAATGGCTGAGGTTGCGAAAGATTATAAGCCTAGAGTGGCGCCGGTAATTGCATAA
- the metH gene encoding methionine synthase, which produces MTEKRRDLVLSGLEPLIITPESVFVNVGERTNVTGSRKFLRLIKEEKYDEALDIARQQVEGGAQIIDINMDEGMLDGVTAMTKFLNLIAAEPDISRVPIMIDSSKWEIIEAGLKVVQGKSVVNSISLKEGEEAFIHHARLIKRYGAAAIIMAFDEVGQADNYDRRVEICQRSYDILVNKVGFPPQDIIFDLNIFPVATGMEEHRLNALDFFRGTKWVRENLPHAHISGGVSNVSFSFRGNDTVREAMHSVFLYHAIKNGMTMGIVNPEMLTIYDDIPKDLLEHVEDVILDRRDDATERLLDFAENVKGEAKSDEKVVQEWRFGTVQERITHSLVKGIDAFIEEDVEEARLAATKPIEVIEINLMTGMNVVGDLFGSGKMFLPQVVKSARVMKKAVAYLLPFIEASKQAGDKQGNGKILMATVKGDVHDIGKNIVSVVLACNNYEIVDLGVMVPPEKIISAAIEHNVDIIGLSGLITPSLDEMVYLAKELDKQGIKIPIMIGGATTSRAHTAVKIAPQYRETVIHVNDASRAVTVAGNLLDHNRKIYAADIRAEYDSFRETFLNRSRDKNFLTIEDARKNKLPLDWSEYTPTKPKVIGKQIVEVELDVLVPYIDWTPFFQTWELYGKYPAILTDEVVGEQATSVFNDAQAMLKVILEEKKLKAKGIYGIFPANQVDDDDIELRDENGKVLEKFLTLRQQSQKTKGAPNIALADFILPKDSGVTDYMGAFCVTTGFGVDEWAAEYEKNLDDYNSIMVKALADRFAEAFAEYLHERVRKDFWGYDSEESLTNEELIKENYKGIRPAPGYPACPDHLEKPTIWKLLNVAEEIGVTLTESMAMWPASSVSGYYFGNPKSRYFGLGKIKEDQVVDYAKRRNVPTDYAMKWLNPNIAD; this is translated from the coding sequence ATGACAGAAAAAAGAAGAGACCTTGTATTATCAGGATTAGAACCGTTGATTATTACGCCCGAAAGTGTTTTCGTGAATGTTGGCGAGCGTACGAATGTAACAGGTTCGAGAAAATTCTTGAGATTAATCAAGGAAGAGAAATATGATGAGGCGCTTGATATTGCAAGACAACAGGTAGAAGGAGGAGCGCAGATTATCGATATTAATATGGATGAAGGAATGCTTGACGGTGTTACTGCAATGACTAAATTTTTGAATTTAATTGCTGCAGAACCCGACATTTCGAGAGTGCCGATTATGATCGACAGTTCGAAATGGGAAATCATTGAAGCAGGTCTGAAAGTAGTACAAGGAAAAAGCGTTGTAAACTCAATTTCGTTAAAAGAAGGTGAAGAAGCTTTTATTCATCACGCTAGATTAATCAAACGTTACGGAGCGGCGGCAATTATCATGGCTTTTGATGAAGTTGGTCAGGCGGATAATTATGATCGCCGAGTGGAGATTTGTCAGCGTTCGTATGATATTTTGGTGAACAAAGTAGGGTTTCCTCCGCAGGATATTATTTTCGATTTGAATATTTTCCCGGTTGCAACGGGAATGGAAGAACATCGTTTGAATGCTTTGGACTTCTTTAGAGGAACAAAATGGGTTCGTGAAAATCTTCCGCATGCGCATATCAGTGGTGGAGTGAGTAACGTTTCGTTTTCTTTTAGAGGAAACGATACGGTTCGTGAAGCGATGCACTCGGTGTTTTTATACCACGCAATTAAAAACGGAATGACGATGGGAATCGTAAATCCAGAAATGTTGACGATTTACGATGATATTCCGAAAGATTTATTAGAACACGTTGAAGATGTAATTTTAGATAGACGAGACGATGCGACAGAACGACTTTTGGATTTTGCAGAAAATGTAAAAGGCGAAGCAAAGAGCGATGAAAAAGTAGTTCAGGAATGGCGTTTTGGAACTGTTCAGGAGCGTATCACACATTCGTTAGTAAAAGGAATTGATGCTTTTATTGAAGAAGATGTTGAAGAAGCACGTTTGGCAGCGACAAAACCAATTGAAGTTATCGAAATCAATTTGATGACGGGAATGAATGTCGTTGGAGATTTATTCGGAAGCGGAAAAATGTTCCTGCCTCAGGTTGTAAAATCGGCTCGTGTAATGAAAAAAGCGGTGGCTTATTTATTACCATTTATTGAAGCGAGCAAACAAGCGGGAGATAAACAAGGAAACGGAAAAATCTTGATGGCAACCGTAAAAGGCGACGTTCACGATATTGGTAAAAACATCGTTTCGGTGGTTTTGGCTTGTAACAATTACGAGATTGTAGATCTTGGTGTTATGGTGCCTCCAGAAAAAATTATTTCGGCTGCGATTGAGCATAATGTAGATATCATCGGATTAAGCGGATTGATCACGCCTTCGCTTGACGAAATGGTGTATTTGGCCAAAGAATTAGACAAACAAGGAATTAAAATCCCGATTATGATTGGAGGGGCAACGACTTCGCGTGCGCATACAGCCGTGAAAATTGCGCCTCAATACAGAGAAACTGTAATTCACGTTAACGATGCTTCGAGAGCAGTTACCGTTGCAGGAAACTTGTTAGATCATAATAGAAAAATATATGCGGCAGATATTCGTGCAGAATATGATTCTTTTAGAGAAACATTTTTAAATCGTTCGAGAGATAAAAACTTCCTGACGATTGAAGATGCCCGTAAAAATAAATTGCCATTGGATTGGTCGGAATATACGCCAACTAAACCAAAAGTAATTGGCAAACAAATTGTCGAAGTTGAATTGGATGTTTTGGTTCCGTATATCGACTGGACGCCATTTTTTCAGACTTGGGAATTGTACGGAAAATATCCTGCAATTTTAACGGATGAGGTTGTGGGAGAACAAGCTACATCTGTTTTTAACGATGCTCAGGCGATGTTGAAAGTAATTCTAGAAGAGAAAAAACTAAAAGCAAAAGGTATTTACGGAATTTTCCCTGCGAATCAGGTTGACGACGACGATATCGAATTGCGTGATGAAAACGGAAAAGTTTTAGAGAAATTTTTAACGCTTCGTCAGCAGTCACAAAAAACAAAAGGCGCTCCAAACATTGCTTTGGCCGATTTTATTCTGCCAAAAGACAGTGGTGTAACTGATTATATGGGAGCTTTCTGTGTAACAACCGGTTTTGGTGTTGACGAATGGGCAGCGGAATACGAAAAAAATCTAGACGATTACAATTCGATTATGGTGAAAGCGCTTGCCGATCGTTTTGCTGAGGCTTTCGCCGAATATCTTCACGAGAGAGTTCGTAAAGATTTCTGGGGTTATGACAGCGAAGAATCGTTAACCAACGAAGAATTGATTAAAGAAAATTATAAAGGAATTCGTCCGGCTCCAGGTTATCCTGCTTGTCCAGATCACTTGGAAAAACCAACGATTTGGAAGCTTTTAAATGTAGCTGAAGAAATAGGAGTAACGCTGACAGAAAGCATGGCGATGTGGCCAGCTTCATCAGTTTCAGGATATTATTTCGGAAACCCAAAAAGCCGCTATTTCGGACTCGGAAAAATAAAAGAAGATCAGGTTGTAGATTACGCCAAACGACGCAATGTTCCAACGGATTATGCTATGAAATGGTTAAACCCTAATATAGCAGATTAA
- a CDS encoding class I SAM-dependent methyltransferase, whose amino-acid sequence MKQEELQAIASQLKHPSGEKGIEMGNMMNETNINMTKHSIQNLNISNENRILELGHGNAGHVEFLFEQAEKLKYYGLEMSELMFQEARQINRNFVSQKQAFFSLYDGNTIPFEAELFDKIFTVNTIYFWQKPEELLSEIYRVLKPNGNFCLTFAEEDFMKKLPFTQFEFELYSTEKAQELIKKSDFKIVYKETQTEQVKSKTGELVDRAFTTIVLEK is encoded by the coding sequence ATGAAACAAGAAGAACTACAAGCCATAGCCTCTCAATTGAAACATCCATCGGGAGAAAAAGGAATTGAAATGGGCAATATGATGAACGAAACCAACATCAATATGACCAAACATTCGATTCAGAATCTAAATATTTCAAACGAAAACAGAATTCTAGAACTCGGACATGGCAACGCAGGTCACGTTGAATTTTTGTTTGAACAAGCGGAAAAACTAAAATACTACGGGCTGGAAATGTCGGAACTGATGTTTCAGGAAGCACGCCAGATCAATCGAAATTTTGTTTCTCAAAAACAAGCTTTCTTTTCACTTTATGATGGAAATACTATTCCGTTTGAAGCTGAATTATTTGATAAAATATTTACAGTAAATACGATTTATTTCTGGCAGAAACCTGAAGAATTACTTTCAGAAATCTACAGGGTTTTAAAACCAAATGGAAATTTCTGTCTGACTTTTGCGGAAGAAGATTTCATGAAAAAACTGCCTTTTACACAATTCGAATTTGAATTGTACAGTACAGAAAAAGCGCAGGAATTAATTAAAAAATCAGATTTTAAAATCGTGTATAAAGAAACACAGACAGAACAAGTAAAAAGCAAAACCGGCGAATTGGTTGACAGAGCTTTTACGACTATTGTTCTGGAGAAGTAG